A segment of the Cololabis saira isolate AMF1-May2022 chromosome 3, fColSai1.1, whole genome shotgun sequence genome:
TTAGCTGCcgatacttgctgttgaatctcaatataatactagtattcatatgttgcataactacaatcatataattcatgcaacagctcaaaaaactgttttaataacactaacccaatcggatcgaatcaaatcttgataatcgattctgaatcttaagaattggaatcgaaccgattcttgacatttgaattgatccccagccctggtcgGCACATGGGTTTACCTGTGTCGAGCTCCATCTAGCGCACATCTCGCCTTCTCCTTTCCGCCTGAGATCGTTGGGTCGGAAGGCCTGTTGCTGGACAAAAAGTCCAGCTCCCCGTCAAGAGCGCGTTGTGGCAAGGGGTCGAGGGTCAAGCGCGGGGGGCTGTGGTGGGCGTAGACGGACATGCTGGGGTGTTCGATCAGCAGGTTCTCCAGAGGGCTGGCCTCCAGAAGGACCTGCTGGCTGCTGCGGCCGGTGAAGCAGGGCGGAGGGGTGACGAACCAGCTCTCCTCCAGAGAGCCGGCGTCCAGGCGCAGGAAGCCGCCTTCCTCCTCATCATCCACATCTTCATCGTCCTCTGCTCCGCCTTCTGGGTCGGTGTCAGCCATAGAGTTGAGGGAGGTGCAGGAGGCATAGCGGACAGCGGGACTGGCTATAGGGGATGGGATCATCACCAggtcatcctcatcctcctcttcctccccctcctcttctCCATCTTCCTCACCAGGACTGACCCTGGATCCAGGAAAGCCGTCACCACAGTGA
Coding sequences within it:
- the tp53inp1 gene encoding tumor protein p53-inducible nuclear protein 1, yielding MFQRVASALFGDDVQELNRCSRPVVDKEEEEEDEDWILVNYLAEACSSHCGDGFPGSRVSPGEEDGEEEGEEEEDEDDLVMIPSPIASPAVRYASCTSLNSMADTDPEGGAEDDEDVDDEEEGGFLRLDAGSLEESWFVTPPPCFTGRSSQQVLLEASPLENLLIEHPSMSVYAHHSPPRLTLDPLPQRALDGELDFLSSNRPSDPTISGGKEKARCALDGARHRPDVAVVPRRSSLHSACYAAALSPNTGLLQPRPSIAAQRAQPLSRKALRRLNLLRPPKGGTIHLHQPSQRHLNF